From Corynebacterium sp. BD556, the proteins below share one genomic window:
- a CDS encoding thiamine-binding protein, with the protein MSEAVARAVRIVRASGLPNETTAMFTTIEGEWDEVMEVIKRATEAVEEVSPRVSLVIKADIRPGYTDMLHQKMESLNKHLEG; encoded by the coding sequence CGAGGCGGTTGCGCGTGCGGTGCGCATTGTGCGTGCTTCTGGGCTGCCAAACGAAACCACGGCGATGTTTACCACCATCGAGGGGGAGTGGGACGAGGTGATGGAGGTGATCAAACGGGCCACGGAGGCAGTCGAGGAGGTTTCGCCGCGTGTTTCGCTGGTGATCAAGGCCGATATTCGCCCCGGCTATACCGATATGCTCCATCAGAAAATGGAGTCTTTGAACAAGCACCTTGAGGGATAA
- a CDS encoding tetratricopeptide repeat protein: MADFVSGAVDLSALKNKAGGGAVQGGSTAAFTAQEDGFEPFITATQDSFEDEVLRRSAQVPVIVLVGSEHSGESGELKTTFAQLAAGQRAFRVAYVNAEDSPLLAQMLGVQVVPTVIALAAARPVASFEGNQPREELKAWVEAVVAQLGPQLEGLPDEKRPQDTDFVHDPRLADATASLNRGDFDAASTIYDAVLADDPSNTEVRQAKATVAVLKRLDLKGRTTDPVAEAEADPGDVDKQLAAADAEVVAGAPEKAFTRLVALVKTSPRAKERLLDLFTLFEPGDPRVIEARTKLASALF; this comes from the coding sequence ATGGCTGATTTCGTTTCGGGCGCCGTTGACCTGTCGGCGTTGAAAAATAAGGCTGGTGGTGGCGCTGTGCAAGGCGGCAGCACCGCCGCCTTTACTGCTCAGGAGGACGGTTTCGAGCCTTTCATCACCGCCACCCAGGACAGTTTTGAAGATGAGGTGCTGCGCCGCTCTGCGCAGGTGCCGGTGATTGTGTTGGTTGGCTCGGAGCACTCCGGTGAATCGGGGGAGCTGAAGACAACTTTTGCACAGCTTGCGGCCGGGCAGCGGGCCTTTAGGGTTGCTTACGTCAACGCTGAAGATTCGCCTTTGCTCGCCCAGATGCTGGGCGTGCAGGTGGTGCCCACGGTCATTGCGTTGGCTGCGGCGCGGCCAGTGGCGAGTTTTGAAGGCAACCAGCCGCGAGAGGAGTTGAAGGCGTGGGTTGAGGCCGTTGTTGCGCAGCTTGGGCCTCAGCTTGAGGGCCTGCCCGACGAGAAGAGGCCCCAGGATACGGATTTTGTGCACGACCCTCGCTTAGCGGATGCCACGGCGTCGCTCAACCGGGGTGATTTCGACGCCGCAAGCACCATCTACGACGCGGTGCTTGCCGACGACCCCTCGAACACCGAGGTCAGACAGGCCAAGGCGACCGTGGCGGTACTGAAGCGTTTGGATCTCAAGGGGCGCACCACCGATCCGGTTGCGGAGGCGGAAGCGGATCCGGGCGACGTCGACAAGCAACTTGCTGCCGCCGATGCCGAAGTTGTCGCTGGTGCGCCGGAGAAGGCCTTTACGCGCCTTGTGGCGCTGGTGAAAACTTCCCCGCGCGCCAAAGAACGTCTCCTCGACCTGTTTACGCTGTTTGAGCCTGGGGATCCGCGCGTGATTGAGGCCCGCACAAAGTTGGCTTCGGCGCTGTTTTAG
- the glgB gene encoding 1,4-alpha-glucan branching protein GlgB, producing the protein MTGIDSTLLIPEHDRQRLLECKHHAPHDFYGWHPTPTGSVVRARLLGALRVELLIHNTTVEMQPMGDDIWVTGLADKHAPDYRFRVTYPDAEPLIQADPYHFLPTLGALDLHLISEGRHERLWEVLGANVRTYSTTLGEVTGTSFAVWAPNAQGVAVVGDFCGWNPNQYPMRTLGSTGVWEIFIPGILPGATYKYAVQTAQGQRIDKADPMAKQTLAPPETVSVVAGPSSFQWSDEKWLSKRQEIDTAEAPMSVYECHIGSWKQGATYRTLIDELVPYLVDNGFTHVEFLPVAEHPFGGSWGYQVTGYYAPTARWGSPDEFRELVDKLHAHGIGVFVDWVPAHFPKDDWALARFDGTALYEHPDWRRGEQKDWGTYVFDFGRNEVRNFLVANALYWCEEFHLDGLRVDAVASMLYLDYSRNPGEWLPNQHGGRENWDAVQFLQEMNATVHRTHPGVVTIAEESTAWPGVTAQTSSGGLGFSLKWNMGWMNDTLEYFSLDPVHRFHHHNEITFSLVYAFSEKYVLPFSHDEVVHGKGSLWQRLPGDDWNKAAGLRSLYGYMFSHPGKQLMFMGCEWGQTTEWDEAHSINWDNVSENWSHGYHRGIQRLVRDLNVVYRDTPALFSQDNTPMGFQWIKSDDAQRNVLAYLRWGSDGNPVLAVVNLSGTSHLDYRLGLPIAGTWQLVINTDDAVYGGAGNDLAGTVSTEPTQWDHFEQSLALHLPAMSTQLYKLER; encoded by the coding sequence CAACGCTTATTGGAGTGCAAACACCACGCACCGCATGACTTCTATGGTTGGCACCCAACACCGACGGGCTCTGTCGTGCGGGCCCGTCTTCTCGGCGCACTTCGCGTGGAGCTGCTCATCCACAACACCACCGTGGAGATGCAGCCGATGGGAGACGACATCTGGGTTACCGGCCTCGCAGACAAACACGCCCCCGACTACCGCTTCCGCGTAACCTACCCGGACGCTGAACCGCTCATCCAAGCCGACCCCTACCACTTCCTGCCCACCCTCGGCGCGCTCGACCTGCACCTGATCAGCGAAGGACGCCACGAAAGGCTGTGGGAGGTGCTCGGCGCCAACGTCCGCACCTACTCCACCACCCTCGGCGAGGTCACTGGCACATCCTTCGCCGTGTGGGCGCCGAACGCCCAAGGCGTTGCCGTCGTCGGCGACTTCTGCGGCTGGAACCCAAACCAGTACCCCATGCGCACCCTCGGCTCGACCGGCGTATGGGAAATTTTCATCCCCGGCATCCTCCCTGGCGCGACCTACAAATACGCGGTGCAGACCGCGCAGGGCCAACGCATCGACAAAGCTGACCCCATGGCCAAGCAGACCCTCGCCCCACCGGAGACAGTTTCGGTGGTCGCCGGGCCCTCCAGCTTCCAGTGGAGCGACGAGAAATGGCTGTCCAAACGCCAAGAAATCGATACCGCCGAAGCCCCCATGAGCGTCTACGAGTGCCACATCGGGTCCTGGAAACAAGGCGCGACCTACCGCACACTCATAGACGAGCTCGTGCCTTATCTCGTCGACAACGGCTTCACTCACGTCGAATTCCTCCCGGTCGCGGAGCACCCCTTCGGCGGATCATGGGGATACCAAGTCACCGGCTACTACGCCCCTACCGCGCGCTGGGGCAGCCCGGATGAGTTCCGGGAGCTCGTCGACAAGCTTCATGCCCACGGCATCGGGGTGTTCGTCGACTGGGTGCCGGCGCACTTCCCCAAAGACGATTGGGCATTAGCACGCTTCGACGGCACCGCCCTTTACGAACATCCCGACTGGCGACGCGGCGAACAAAAAGACTGGGGCACCTACGTCTTCGACTTCGGCCGCAACGAGGTGCGCAACTTCCTCGTCGCCAACGCCTTGTACTGGTGCGAGGAATTCCACCTCGACGGCCTGCGCGTCGACGCCGTAGCCTCCATGCTCTACCTGGACTACTCCCGCAACCCTGGTGAATGGCTGCCCAACCAACACGGCGGGCGCGAGAACTGGGACGCGGTGCAGTTCCTGCAGGAGATGAACGCGACCGTCCACCGCACCCACCCTGGTGTGGTCACCATCGCCGAAGAATCTACAGCGTGGCCCGGCGTGACCGCCCAAACATCCTCCGGAGGCCTGGGATTTAGCCTGAAGTGGAACATGGGCTGGATGAATGACACCCTCGAGTACTTCTCCCTCGACCCCGTACACCGCTTCCACCACCACAACGAAATCACTTTCTCACTGGTCTACGCCTTTTCAGAAAAGTACGTCCTGCCTTTTTCACACGACGAGGTGGTCCACGGCAAAGGATCTCTGTGGCAACGTCTGCCCGGCGACGACTGGAACAAAGCCGCTGGGCTTCGTTCGCTCTACGGATACATGTTCTCGCACCCCGGCAAACAGCTCATGTTCATGGGTTGCGAGTGGGGTCAAACCACCGAATGGGACGAGGCCCACTCGATCAACTGGGACAATGTCTCCGAGAACTGGAGCCACGGCTACCACCGCGGCATCCAGCGCCTCGTGCGCGACCTCAACGTGGTCTACCGCGACACCCCCGCCCTGTTCTCGCAGGACAACACGCCGATGGGCTTCCAATGGATCAAAAGCGACGACGCACAGCGAAATGTCCTCGCTTACCTTCGGTGGGGCTCCGACGGCAACCCAGTGCTCGCGGTGGTTAACCTCTCGGGAACATCCCACCTTGACTACCGGCTCGGGCTGCCCATCGCCGGCACGTGGCAGCTAGTGATCAACACCGATGACGCCGTCTACGGCGGCGCCGGAAACGACCTCGCCGGCACGGTCTCGACCGAGCCGACGCAGTGGGACCACTTTGAGCAGTCGCTCGCCTTGCACCTGCCGGCGATGAGCACCCAGCTCTACAAGCTGGAGCGCTAA